CTTCAAGCTTACGCTGCCGGATATGCTGATTCGGTGTTAGGAAGCCGTGCTGATCCATGAAAGAGAGCAGGTATCTTCTGGCATTGAATAGATTGGGAAATTAAGTTACATTCATCAAACGTTGAATATCTTATGCTATTCCCGATAGATCCCTCGTCTGATCAAACGGATCGGTAACGCAGGGATATGCTCGACCAATAGAGGCATGAATATCTTCACTATAGCACTCATGACAAAAAGATCTGTTAGGTGCTGGCCGTTATTTCAACAAAAGAAGAGGATGCGAGAACCATCTTGCTATTCATCAGCTTTCTTAACCGTTTAGCATGCTCTACGGGCAGGTATGGCGTATAGTAAGGATATAGCATGAACCTATCAATCTAATCATCAGAGGAGAGGACAGCCTTAAAAAGGAATGGCGCTTCTCAAGCACACTCAGATGACTTAGAAGATCGATAGTGGGATAAAGATGCGCAAAAAAAGGAAGCAGGATAAGCTGCAAACAGCTATCCGCTTCCTCCCACACCATACCTTTTACAGAACGTCATAACCTTGCTCTTCGATCGTATCCTTAATTTGGTCCAAAGTTACTTCTGATTCTTTAAATTCCACGGTTACATCTTGATCCCTCAAATTGACTTTTACCCATTCGATTCCCGAAAGTTTGTTTACTGCCCCATCAATGGAATGGACACAATGATTACAGGACATTCCGTCTACTTTCAATACCGCATTGGCCATGTTCTTCACTTCTCCTTTATGAATTGTATTTATAGAAATCCCCAATGAGAGGAGAATTCTTAGAGTTTGACCCTTTTGAGTCTTAGCGCATTCAATACGACAGATACCGAACTGAAAGCCATAGCGGCGCCAGCCACCCAAGGGGCTAACAACCCCGCGGCTGCAACCGGAATTCCAACCGAGTTGTAGAAAAACGCCCAAAACAGGTTTTGCTTAATGTTTCTCATCGTTTTATGGCTAAGCTGAATGGCATCGACAATGCTGTTCAGATCTCCCCTCATCAGGGTAATGTCCGCAGCTTCAATGGCTACATCTGTACCTGTGCCAATCGCCATTCCCACGTCGGAGAGAGCCAGAGCCGGTGCATCGTTGATGCCGTCGCCGACCATAGCAACCTTTTTGCCTTGGTCTTTCAGTTTCTGAATTTCGCTGGCTTTATCTTGAGGCAGGACCTCCGCTCGAATATGGTCAATGCCCACTTGTTTGGCAATGGCTGCGGCTGTCCGCTGGTTATCGCCGGTAATCATGATTACTTCAAGCCCCAGTTTCTTCATACGTGATACGGCTTGACGGGATGTTTCCTTCACCGTGTCCGCAACGGCCACCAAACCGGCAAGAGCATTGTCAATGGCAACCAGAATCGCTGTTTTTCCTTCTCCTTCCCATTTCTCCATGTCGCTTTCAATTTGACGGATATCAATTCCTTGCTGTGCCATTAGTTTCCGGGTACCGACCATAATCGTTTTCCCCTCTACTTCCGCCCGCAAGCCGAAGCCTGGTATAGCTTCGAAATCGTTCGGAATCAGGATAGACATTCCTTGTTCTTCGGCCGCTTTCACAATGGCTTGTGCCAGCGGATGCTCCGAACCTTTCTCGGCACTTGCTACGTATTTCAACAATTCCGCTTGTGACCAAGGATGAAGCGTCACGATGTCCGTTAACTCAGGCTTTCCTTTGGTAATCGTTCCGGTTTTGTCGAGGACGATGGTTTGAAGCTTGTGAGCGGCTTCCAAATGTTCTCCGCCCTTGATCAGTATCCCGTTCTCCGCCCCTTTTCCGGTTCCTACCATAATGGAGGTTGGTGTTGCCAATCCGAGAGCGCATGGGCAAGCAATTACGAGTACGGCGATGGCATTCTCGAATGCCTGTGTAAAATTACCTTTATCCACAATGAAGTACCATATGAGAAATACGATGACAGCGATGACAACCACTATAGGTACAAAAATACCGGATATGCTGTCCGCTAGCCGCTGAATAGGTGCTTTGGAGCCTTGGGCTTCTTCTACTATCTTGATGATTTGGGCCAAAGCTGTTTCCTTTCCAACCTTTGTTGCCTGAAAAACCAAGTTCCCATTCTTATTGATCGTAGCACCGATCACGGTATCTCCCGGTTTCTTATCAACTGGCAAGCTTTCTCCAGTCAGCATCGATTCGTCAACGGCTGAAGCGCCTTCCTGTACAATACCGTCGACCGGAATCTTCTCCCCGGGGCGGACACGGATAAAGTCCCCTGAAAGCACTTCATCGATAGGTATGATCATTTCTTGACCATTTCGGATAACGGCTGCCGTCTTGGCTTGGAGCCCCATCAGCTTTTTTATCGCTTCGGATGTCCGGCCCTTAGCCAGCATCTCGAACCATTTTCCTAAAATAAGCAAGGTAACCAAGATGGCGCTGACTTCAAAGTATAACTCCGGCATCGCTTCGTGCTGGCCTTTCATTCCGGCGTAACGCAGCATCTCCACTATACTGTAGAAATAAGCTGCAGATGTGCCTAATGCAACAAGAACATCCATATTGGCGCTGCCGTTTCGCAATGCCTTATAGGCTCCTCTGTAGAAGGGCCAGCCGATGATGAATTGAACCGGTGTGGCCAGCGCAAATTGGAACCAAGGATTCAAAAGTAATTCAGGTACGTATAGTCCCCAATTGAAGTGGGCAACCATAGCCCAGAGCAGCGGTAACGAAAGAATGGCCGATACGATAAACCTGCGTTTTTGACGTTTTAGTTCGTTATTCTTATTCTGTTCCTGCCCCTTCCCGCTGTCATGGACCTTCGCTTTATAACCAATCGACTCCACTCTGGCTATAAGGTCCGCAATGGACGCCTGTCCTTCCTGGTATCGAACGCTGGCTCTCTCCAAAGCAAAATTGACGGAGGCTGTAACGCCGGGAAGATTGTTTAACCCTTTCTCAATCCGGTTGGCGCACGCCGCGCAAGTCATTCCAATCAGATCAAGCTCCACTTTGCTGTGCTGAACCTTGTAGCCGATTTCGTTAATTTTCCTTTCAATCACGTTCTGGTCGACCCGGTTCGGATCAAAGGTTACATTCGCCTTTTCCACAGCAAAATTCACGTTGGCCTCAAGAACACCATCTATCTTGGAAAGACCTTTTTCAATTCGCGCTGCACAGGCCGCGCAAGTCATTCCTTCAATGTTAAGCATCAAGCTTTGGGAAGCTTCCTCAGGCTGAAACTTCGTTTGAGTAACCGATTCTTGTTGATCCATCACTGATCCCTCTCTTTGTGGTAACTTTTTACTAACTTATCATATACCCCTAGGGGGTATATTAAATTTCCATTAAAGGGAAGTGACGCCAGTCACTTCCCTTATTTTATACTATTTCAACGATTACTAATCGCCTTATTATATACCACACCGGGGTATAATTATTATATATCATAAATTTTACATCATTACAACTAGCTTACAACTATCCATGTTGTTTTTTTTCTTCCTTATGATAAGAGGGATTAACAACAAATGAGACAACGGACCAAAGGAGAATCAAAATCCATGGGAAAATGCTTCCCCCCAATCCCGTAGCGCTATTGGGTAAAAACAAATAAGCAACCAATATGATCGGTAAAACGCAGCAAATGATCATCATCCATTTATGAAATTGTTGCTTTCCGCCGTGTTGGTGTTGTTGCTGACCTGGTTTCTGGCTTCCATGGTTATGGTTTCCGCAGCAGCTTATGTTTTATTCCTCCCTTCAATACGGTTTCAAGCGTTATTTTTTAGACCAAGCAGTTTTTGCTGCAGCGTATCATTCGTCTTCTTAATTCCTCCAGCTCATCCGCGAAATTCTTCTGAGGATCGTGCCGGGAATGATCCGAATAATTTCCCTTCATCATCATGAACATCATAGGAATCATCATAAAGGGACATATCAGGGAAGCAGCAACCAAGACCAGTTCATATTTCCTACCTCCTAATTTTTGATATCCTATTCTTTGATGATTCCATTATAATTAAAGGTTGTGTGGATTCGATGTGGAAAAACTGAAGAAACGAAGTATTTGTGCAAATTACGATCCCTTAAAGAACCTCGTTTTCATGCCGTGCTTTCAGTCTTCTCCATCTGCGTTCGACTTCTTGCTCGAACGATTTCAGGAGTTCTTCTTCTTTCAGCAAGTGCTTCGTTTTACCCATACCTTTCAGCCATTCGCTGACCGGCACACGGTTGTTTTTCGCTTCCGGATTATAGGTGATATTCGTGATTCCATTCTCCACTTCGTACAGCGGGAAGAAGCAGGAGTCTACGGCCGCTTTTACCAATTTTGTGCCGGCACGATCTTCGGCTTTCCAGTTCAGCGGGCAGGAGATCAGAATCTTGCCGTAAGCCAGGCCTTCGTTTTGCGCATACCATTGAGCTTTGGCGGCTTTCTGGATCAGGTCCTGTGGGAATGCTTCGGTACCGGTGAAGACGTATGGAATGTTCGTTGCGGCCAGGATTTGCGCCGTATCCTTATGGTGGCCGGATTTACCCTTTTGTGCTTTGCCTACGCCGGAAGTAGACGTCTGGTGGCCAAGCGGAGTCGAATAGGACAATTGGGAACCGGTGTTCATATAACCTTCATTGTCATACTCGATTATAATCATCTTGTGGTTTCGGAGTGCGGTACCGATGGCCGGCCCCATGCCGATGTCCATTCCTCCGTCACCCGTTACCATGACGAACGTAAAATCGTCGGCGATGTTTACTTCGCCGCGGCGTTTCTTTTCAAGGAAGGCTTCAACCATGCCGGAAACGGTAGCTGCGCCATTCTGGAACAAGTTGTGAACGAATGATTGCTTATGTGAAGTATTCGGATAACCGGTGGTAACTACGTATCCGCAGCCTGTTTGGAACAAAGTTACGACATCGCCTTCGATGCCTTTGAAGAACAGTTCGAGCGCCGGAATGATGCCGCAGCCTGGGCATGCGCCGTGTCCCGAGGCAAAACGCTTCGGTTTCGCGGTAAGCGCGCGAAGCGGTGGAATCTTAACCTTCAGCTTGCCTGTCGCTTCTTCCTGCGTTACGTTGATCAAACCGGTTTTATAAGCTTCGCCTGTCATCGGTTCAATGATTGGCTGCTGACGGCCTTGCGCTTCGCCCGGTACATGTCCAAAATAATCAAACGGCTTCTCGGCATAGCCCTTCTCTGCGGCAGCGATCGCTAGTTTTAAAAACTCTTCCGCTTCGTCCGGGTAGAAATCTTTACCGCCGACACCGAAGATACGGCTCATAACGATTGTTTGGTTGTCTTTATCAAGCTGCAGAGCGGAGCGAATTTC
This region of Paenibacillus sp. URB8-2 genomic DNA includes:
- the copZ gene encoding copper chaperone CopZ — translated: MANAVLKVDGMSCNHCVHSIDGAVNKLSGIEWVKVNLRDQDVTVEFKESEVTLDQIKDTIEEQGYDVL
- a CDS encoding heavy metal translocating P-type ATPase, with the translated sequence MLNIEGMTCAACAARIEKGLSKIDGVLEANVNFAVEKANVTFDPNRVDQNVIERKINEIGYKVQHSKVELDLIGMTCAACANRIEKGLNNLPGVTASVNFALERASVRYQEGQASIADLIARVESIGYKAKVHDSGKGQEQNKNNELKRQKRRFIVSAILSLPLLWAMVAHFNWGLYVPELLLNPWFQFALATPVQFIIGWPFYRGAYKALRNGSANMDVLVALGTSAAYFYSIVEMLRYAGMKGQHEAMPELYFEVSAILVTLLILGKWFEMLAKGRTSEAIKKLMGLQAKTAAVIRNGQEMIIPIDEVLSGDFIRVRPGEKIPVDGIVQEGASAVDESMLTGESLPVDKKPGDTVIGATINKNGNLVFQATKVGKETALAQIIKIVEEAQGSKAPIQRLADSISGIFVPIVVVIAVIVFLIWYFIVDKGNFTQAFENAIAVLVIACPCALGLATPTSIMVGTGKGAENGILIKGGEHLEAAHKLQTIVLDKTGTITKGKPELTDIVTLHPWSQAELLKYVASAEKGSEHPLAQAIVKAAEEQGMSILIPNDFEAIPGFGLRAEVEGKTIMVGTRKLMAQQGIDIRQIESDMEKWEGEGKTAILVAIDNALAGLVAVADTVKETSRQAVSRMKKLGLEVIMITGDNQRTAAAIAKQVGIDHIRAEVLPQDKASEIQKLKDQGKKVAMVGDGINDAPALALSDVGMAIGTGTDVAIEAADITLMRGDLNSIVDAIQLSHKTMRNIKQNLFWAFFYNSVGIPVAAAGLLAPWVAGAAMAFSSVSVVLNALRLKRVKL
- a CDS encoding thiamine pyrophosphate-dependent enzyme; the protein is MAILEENLNQLHVAEQKAVFESGNEMAATAAAQINYHLMGYFPITPSTEVAQYLDQMKTRGEHNIQLVAADGEHGSAGICYGAALTGARVINATSSQGLLYMLEQLPTQSGTRFPMVLNLVARAVSGPLDIRGDHSDLYYTLNTGWVTLMASTPQAVYDMNIMALKIAEHSDVRLPVIVCYDGFLTSHQKRKVMYFADRKVVQDFVGPAPAGFHNVIDKNHPVTVGAHMLGDDLINAHFQQSEALYKAGEVFQQVANEYALLSGRSYSPLDLYRMEDAEVALFLMNSAAETAKDTVDKLRKQGVKAGLIRPNIIRPFPAEELRQALKNVKALLVGELADSYGAHGGNMTHEIRSALQLDKDNQTIVMSRIFGVGGKDFYPDEAEEFLKLAIAAAEKGYAEKPFDYFGHVPGEAQGRQQPIIEPMTGEAYKTGLINVTQEEATGKLKVKIPPLRALTAKPKRFASGHGACPGCGIIPALELFFKGIEGDVVTLFQTGCGYVVTTGYPNTSHKQSFVHNLFQNGAATVSGMVEAFLEKKRRGEVNIADDFTFVMVTGDGGMDIGMGPAIGTALRNHKMIIIEYDNEGYMNTGSQLSYSTPLGHQTSTSGVGKAQKGKSGHHKDTAQILAATNIPYVFTGTEAFPQDLIQKAAKAQWYAQNEGLAYGKILISCPLNWKAEDRAGTKLVKAAVDSCFFPLYEVENGITNITYNPEAKNNRVPVSEWLKGMGKTKHLLKEEELLKSFEQEVERRWRRLKARHENEVL